From a region of the Agrobacterium tumefaciens genome:
- a CDS encoding pentapeptide repeat-containing protein: protein MASSERLKIRLNDKAGRIAAVAAGIMVTLTMTSHHAGAASCRTDALAGIDWRECNKRLLMLGGSNLDSAMLYGTDFTYTDLRGSTLKGANMEKAKLIRTALGEANLQGANLTKVEAYRSDFTSADATNAKFVNAEMQRAQFEKAKLDGADFTKAELGRADFEGASLQGVKFTLTNLSRARFEGATLGGPVDFSNAFLLLTRIEGVDLSSATGLAQSQIELSCGNDKTKLPAGLTVPSSWPCAEDPEDD, encoded by the coding sequence ATGGCCAGCTCCGAAAGGCTGAAGATCCGTTTGAACGACAAGGCAGGCCGGATTGCCGCTGTTGCGGCGGGCATCATGGTCACCCTGACGATGACCAGCCATCACGCCGGTGCAGCAAGCTGCCGGACCGATGCCCTTGCGGGCATTGATTGGCGCGAATGCAATAAGAGATTGCTGATGCTGGGAGGCAGCAATCTCGACTCGGCAATGCTGTATGGCACTGATTTTACCTACACCGACCTTCGTGGCTCGACGCTGAAAGGCGCGAACATGGAAAAGGCGAAGCTTATCCGTACGGCTTTGGGGGAAGCAAACCTGCAAGGCGCCAATCTGACGAAGGTGGAAGCCTATCGTAGCGATTTTACCTCGGCAGATGCTACCAACGCCAAGTTCGTCAACGCCGAAATGCAGCGGGCACAATTCGAAAAGGCCAAGCTCGATGGAGCCGACTTTACCAAAGCGGAACTCGGTCGCGCGGACTTCGAAGGTGCAAGCCTGCAAGGTGTGAAATTCACTCTGACGAACCTGTCGAGGGCGCGTTTCGAGGGCGCGACGCTTGGTGGACCGGTCGACTTTTCCAACGCCTTCCTGTTGCTGACAAGGATCGAAGGGGTAGACCTGTCTTCTGCAACCGGATTGGCGCAAAGCCAGATCGAACTGTCTTGCGGTAATGACAAGACGAAGCTGCCCGCCGGGCTGACCGTACCGTCTTCGTGGCCGTGCGCGGAAGATCCCGAAGACGATTGA
- a CDS encoding zinc-binding alcohol dehydrogenase family protein, translated as MRAIGYQKAQPITAQDALVDIDLPVPEAKGHDILVEVKAVSVNPVDTKVRHGQTPENGEYRVLGFDAAGTVKAVGEKVTLFKAGDAVFYAGAINRPGSNSEFHLVDERIVGAKPRTLSFEEAAALPLTAITAYETLFDRLRVKDAVPGAANAILVIGGAGGVGSIAIQLLRALTDLTVIATASRPETMDWVKELGAHHVVDHSKPIAQQVEALGIGAPAFVFSTTHSDVHAADSLAVIAPQGRYALIDDPAGGFDVMPFKRKCISIHWEMMFARAVFQTVDMIEQHNLLNHVSELVDAGTIKTTLTEVLGTINAGNLIKAHAMIESNKAKGKVVLSGF; from the coding sequence ATGCGTGCCATCGGTTACCAGAAAGCCCAGCCCATTACCGCTCAGGATGCTCTCGTCGACATCGATTTGCCTGTGCCTGAAGCCAAAGGGCACGATATTCTGGTTGAGGTGAAGGCCGTTTCCGTCAATCCGGTCGACACGAAGGTTCGACACGGCCAGACGCCGGAAAACGGCGAATACCGTGTGCTTGGCTTCGATGCTGCCGGCACCGTCAAGGCCGTCGGAGAAAAGGTGACATTGTTCAAAGCGGGCGATGCCGTTTTTTATGCCGGCGCCATCAACCGCCCCGGCTCCAACAGCGAGTTTCATCTGGTCGATGAGCGTATCGTTGGCGCCAAGCCGCGGACGCTCTCCTTCGAGGAAGCGGCTGCCCTGCCCCTGACCGCCATTACCGCCTACGAAACGTTGTTCGACCGCTTGCGGGTCAAGGACGCCGTTCCCGGTGCGGCCAATGCCATCCTCGTTATTGGTGGCGCTGGCGGCGTCGGCTCAATTGCCATCCAGTTGTTGCGCGCTCTGACCGATCTGACCGTCATTGCAACAGCGTCCCGCCCGGAGACAATGGATTGGGTCAAGGAACTCGGCGCTCATCATGTGGTGGATCACAGCAAACCGATTGCCCAGCAAGTGGAAGCTCTCGGCATCGGCGCTCCGGCTTTTGTCTTTTCGACAACCCATAGCGACGTCCATGCTGCAGACAGCCTCGCCGTGATCGCGCCGCAGGGGCGTTATGCGCTGATCGATGATCCGGCAGGCGGCTTCGACGTCATGCCTTTCAAGCGCAAATGCATTTCTATCCATTGGGAAATGATGTTCGCCCGCGCCGTCTTCCAGACCGTTGACATGATCGAACAGCACAATCTGCTCAACCACGTTTCAGAGCTGGTAGACGCCGGTACGATCAAGACGACGCTGACCGAGGTTCTGGGCACGATCAATGCCGGAAACCTGATCAAGGCACATGCGATGATCGAGAGCAACAAGGCCAAGGGCAAGGTCGTGCTCTCCGGCTTCTGA
- a CDS encoding helix-turn-helix transcriptional regulator, translating into MSRPRAKLTGNFPGCPVESTLSFLDGKWKGVILYHLTNSGTLRFNELRRHIPSVTQRMLTKQLRELEEAGLISRTVFPVVPPRVDYALTPLGESMRPVISALKSWGDTHVVCKNGEKYTRMPEDTEKAA; encoded by the coding sequence ATGTCCCGTCCACGCGCCAAGCTCACCGGCAACTTCCCCGGATGTCCGGTGGAGTCGACCCTGAGTTTCCTCGATGGAAAATGGAAAGGCGTGATCCTTTATCACCTCACCAATTCCGGCACGTTGCGCTTCAACGAATTGCGTCGCCATATTCCGAGCGTCACCCAGCGCATGTTGACCAAACAGTTGCGGGAACTGGAAGAAGCAGGACTGATATCGCGCACGGTTTTCCCCGTTGTGCCGCCGCGCGTTGACTACGCGCTGACCCCGCTCGGGGAGAGCATGCGGCCGGTTATCTCGGCACTCAAAAGCTGGGGCGACACCCATGTGGTTTGCAAGAACGGTGAAAAATATACGCGCATGCCTGAGGACACAGAAAAGGCGGCGTAA
- a CDS encoding undecaprenyl-diphosphate phosphatase, which yields MSIGWLEAGFLGLLQGLTEFLPISSSAHLRIAGEFLPSGSDPGAAFTAITQIGTELAVLVYFWSDIMRIATAWLRQNLRLGTYDKSDARLGWLIIIGSVPIVLLGLLFKDAIEHSLRNLYITAVMLIVFGIVLGIADKIGAKRYKLNQLIWRDGILFGFAQAMALIPGVSRSGGTISAGLLLGYTREAAARYSFLLAVPAVFGSGFYQLFKSIGEDNPVGWGPTALATVIAFFVGYAVIVFFLRLVSTKSYMPFVYYRVVIGVILLGLLATGVINAGG from the coding sequence ATGAGCATCGGTTGGCTTGAGGCCGGATTTCTCGGTCTGTTGCAGGGATTGACGGAGTTTCTTCCCATTTCTTCGAGCGCGCATTTGCGCATTGCCGGGGAGTTTCTGCCCTCTGGCTCCGATCCTGGCGCAGCCTTTACGGCGATCACCCAGATCGGTACCGAATTGGCGGTTCTGGTCTATTTCTGGTCTGACATCATGCGGATTGCCACGGCCTGGTTGCGTCAGAACCTGCGGCTGGGAACTTACGACAAGTCCGATGCGCGCCTCGGCTGGTTGATTATCATCGGCTCCGTGCCGATCGTGCTTCTCGGCCTGCTGTTCAAGGATGCCATCGAGCATTCGCTGCGCAATCTCTACATCACCGCTGTCATGCTGATCGTGTTTGGTATCGTTCTTGGCATTGCCGACAAGATCGGCGCAAAACGCTACAAGCTGAACCAGCTCATCTGGCGTGATGGCATTCTCTTCGGTTTCGCACAGGCCATGGCGCTTATTCCCGGTGTCTCCCGTTCGGGCGGTACGATCAGCGCCGGCCTGCTGCTTGGCTACACGCGTGAGGCTGCGGCACGATATTCGTTCCTGCTTGCTGTTCCCGCTGTCTTCGGCTCCGGTTTCTACCAGCTTTTCAAGAGTATCGGCGAAGACAATCCGGTGGGTTGGGGGCCGACGGCTCTGGCGACAGTCATCGCCTTTTTCGTCGGTTATGCCGTTATCGTTTTCTTCCTGCGACTTGTCTCGACGAAGAGCTACATGCCATTCGTCTATTACCGCGTGGTGATTGGTGTCATCCTGCTTGGTCTTCTGGCCACAGGTGTTATCAACGCTGGCGGCTGA
- a CDS encoding GNAT family N-acetyltransferase has translation MRISNLRDHPHFADTVAHRGWNAWWTDSGLPVEHYRAHLEPMLASAGIPFALVAHDNGDYAGSVLVIENDHDDRPQYAPWIAALWVEPQFRRQGIAARLLVESRLEAEKRGHASCYLCATSDKAPYYLKQGFSLIEPNVSDLDIFMIGSPKTG, from the coding sequence ATGAGAATTTCGAACCTGAGAGATCATCCACATTTTGCGGATACGGTTGCCCATCGTGGCTGGAACGCCTGGTGGACAGATAGCGGTCTTCCCGTTGAACATTACCGTGCGCATCTGGAACCGATGCTGGCAAGCGCCGGCATTCCCTTCGCCCTCGTCGCCCACGACAACGGCGACTACGCAGGGTCCGTTCTGGTGATCGAGAACGATCACGATGATCGCCCGCAATACGCGCCATGGATTGCCGCGCTCTGGGTCGAACCTCAATTCAGACGACAGGGCATTGCGGCACGACTGCTTGTGGAAAGTCGCCTGGAAGCGGAAAAGCGCGGACATGCGTCGTGCTATCTCTGCGCCACATCGGATAAGGCACCCTACTATCTGAAGCAGGGTTTCAGCCTGATCGAGCCGAATGTTTCCGATCTCGATATTTTTATGATCGGAAGCCCGAAGACAGGCTGA
- the mgtE gene encoding magnesium transporter produces the protein MNFHNLSQRASKAARLLRGGNSGPSTIAERVEQLNTLDVVAAATTLLAMPQAKAVAILDRPELHKAAEIIAHFPVEKAAPIVNLMSDDRVADILAEMEDGPRGRLFARLDRAAALSIQHLMGYPPRTAGSIMTTEFVSVPDDWTVEQTLSHIRFVERSRETVYAIYVLAKDKTLSKVVTLRRLLTGEPDASILSVASREGLVSADPMMSQEDVARLIRKHDLLALPVVDENARMLGIVTVDDVIDTMIADTTEDAHKFGGMEALGKPYMSIGFPDMIRKRAGWLAALFLGEMLTASAMQHFEGELEKAVVLTLFIPLIMSSGGNSGSQATSLIIRALALGELKLSDWWRVLLREIPTGLTLGCILGAIGFLRLTVWQQAGFYDYGEHWLLVGATVFAALVGIVTFGSLAGSMLPFVLQRLRLDPASASAPFVATLVDVSGLVIYFSVALVILSGTLL, from the coding sequence ATGAACTTCCACAACCTCTCCCAGAGGGCCAGCAAGGCCGCGCGTCTCCTTCGTGGCGGTAACTCGGGTCCATCCACCATTGCAGAACGCGTCGAGCAACTGAACACGCTCGATGTTGTTGCTGCCGCAACCACACTGCTGGCCATGCCGCAGGCGAAGGCTGTCGCCATTCTCGACCGGCCGGAGTTGCACAAGGCCGCCGAGATCATCGCCCATTTTCCGGTCGAAAAAGCAGCACCCATCGTCAACCTGATGTCCGACGACCGTGTCGCGGATATTCTGGCTGAGATGGAAGACGGACCACGGGGCCGGCTTTTTGCCCGACTGGACCGTGCAGCCGCACTCTCCATCCAGCACCTGATGGGGTATCCGCCACGCACGGCCGGTTCCATCATGACCACGGAATTCGTCAGCGTACCGGACGACTGGACGGTGGAGCAGACCCTTTCGCACATCCGTTTCGTCGAACGGTCGCGTGAAACGGTCTACGCCATCTATGTGTTGGCCAAGGACAAGACGCTTTCCAAGGTGGTGACGCTGCGACGGCTGCTGACCGGAGAGCCGGACGCCTCGATCCTCTCGGTGGCTTCACGAGAAGGCCTCGTTTCGGCCGATCCGATGATGTCGCAGGAAGATGTCGCCCGACTGATCCGCAAGCACGACCTTCTGGCCCTGCCCGTCGTGGACGAGAATGCGCGCATGCTTGGCATCGTAACCGTCGACGACGTGATCGACACGATGATCGCCGATACAACGGAGGATGCGCACAAGTTCGGCGGCATGGAAGCACTCGGCAAACCCTACATGTCGATCGGCTTCCCGGATATGATCCGCAAACGTGCGGGCTGGCTTGCCGCCCTCTTCCTTGGAGAAATGCTGACGGCAAGCGCCATGCAGCACTTTGAGGGTGAGTTGGAAAAAGCCGTGGTGCTGACGCTGTTCATTCCGCTCATCATGTCATCCGGCGGCAATTCCGGTTCGCAGGCAACCTCGCTCATCATCCGGGCGCTGGCGCTTGGCGAGTTGAAGCTGTCGGACTGGTGGCGGGTTTTACTGCGTGAAATCCCGACCGGGCTGACACTCGGCTGCATTCTCGGCGCTATTGGTTTCCTGCGACTGACCGTCTGGCAGCAGGCCGGTTTCTACGATTACGGCGAACACTGGCTGCTGGTTGGCGCGACCGTCTTTGCCGCTCTCGTCGGTATCGTGACCTTCGGTTCGCTGGCAGGCTCCATGCTGCCCTTCGTGCTGCAGCGCCTGCGGCTTGATCCTGCCAGCGCGTCAGCGCCCTTCGTGGCAACGCTGGTGGATGTCAGCGGACTGGTGATCTACTTCTCCGTCGCGCTGGTCATTCTCAGCGGCACGCTGCTTTAA
- a CDS encoding MFS transporter, with the protein MSQPHTSEVRLGAESETIGTTAAAATLPPLAIALIELALAAGGFGIGTGEFAIMGLLPDVATTYGVSVPQAGYVITAYALGVVIGAPIIAILAARMTRRTLLLGLMGIFAIGNILSAMAPDFVSFTILRFITGLPHGAYFGVAALVAASMAPIHKRARAVGRVMLGLTIATLLGTPLATFFGQHFSWRAAFMLVGGIGILTVALLWLFQPRDKVEEGASLWRELGAFRRVQVWLTLAIASTGFGGMFAVFSYIAKTTTDVAMMPVSTVSMVLALFGIGMNVGNVVGSRLADISLNGTIGGMLAFNVVLMVLFGMTAHDPFMLCLCVFLIGCGFAACPAVQTRLMDVAADAQTLAAASNHSAFNIANALGAWLGGMVIAMGYGYASTGYVGAVLSLLGLGVFLVSVAVERREKAA; encoded by the coding sequence ATGAGTCAGCCGCACACGTCTGAAGTCCGCCTTGGAGCGGAGAGTGAAACCATTGGCACGACGGCAGCAGCCGCCACCTTGCCGCCCCTAGCCATCGCACTTATCGAGCTGGCCCTTGCCGCGGGCGGTTTTGGCATTGGTACCGGCGAGTTTGCGATCATGGGTCTGCTGCCTGACGTCGCCACGACCTATGGCGTCAGCGTACCGCAGGCCGGTTACGTCATCACTGCTTATGCGCTCGGCGTCGTCATTGGTGCACCGATTATTGCCATACTTGCCGCCCGCATGACGCGCCGCACATTGCTGCTGGGACTGATGGGCATCTTTGCTATCGGCAACATTTTGAGCGCCATGGCACCTGATTTTGTCAGCTTCACCATTCTGCGCTTCATCACCGGCCTGCCGCACGGCGCCTACTTCGGTGTTGCCGCTCTCGTCGCCGCTTCGATGGCACCCATCCACAAGCGGGCGCGGGCTGTTGGTCGGGTAATGCTCGGACTGACCATAGCAACCCTACTTGGAACGCCGCTTGCCACCTTCTTCGGTCAGCATTTCTCATGGCGCGCGGCCTTCATGCTGGTTGGCGGCATTGGTATCCTCACCGTCGCATTGCTGTGGCTTTTCCAGCCGCGCGACAAGGTGGAGGAAGGCGCCAGCCTATGGCGCGAACTCGGAGCCTTCCGGCGTGTGCAGGTCTGGCTGACGCTGGCGATTGCATCGACGGGTTTTGGCGGCATGTTCGCGGTCTTCAGCTATATCGCCAAGACCACCACCGACGTTGCCATGATGCCGGTCTCGACCGTCTCCATGGTACTGGCGCTCTTCGGTATCGGCATGAATGTCGGCAATGTGGTCGGTTCGCGGCTGGCCGACATCTCGCTCAACGGCACGATCGGCGGCATGCTCGCTTTTAACGTCGTCCTGATGGTGCTCTTTGGAATGACGGCGCATGATCCTTTCATGCTGTGCCTGTGCGTCTTCCTGATCGGCTGCGGCTTTGCTGCATGCCCGGCCGTACAGACCCGGTTGATGGACGTTGCTGCGGATGCGCAGACGCTTGCGGCTGCATCCAACCACTCCGCCTTCAACATCGCCAACGCGCTTGGTGCATGGCTGGGCGGCATGGTGATTGCCATGGGTTACGGTTATGCCTCGACCGGTTATGTGGGCGCGGTTCTGTCGCTTCTCGGCCTTGGCGTTTTCCTCGTTTCCGTGGCCGTGGAGCGTCGTGAAAAAGCGGCTTAA
- a CDS encoding diacylglycerol kinase family lipid kinase: protein MKLVAIFNRDGGTFRTTDMQAFCEYSRDVFTRAGHEIDCRPVDGKDILAELERAADEPGIDGIIAGGGDGTISAAAGIAWKHGIALGVVPAGTMNLFARSLKLPLDIRQALDALASGDIAEVDIASANGRLFVHQFSAGLHSRMVRYRNNLAFASRLGKIKASVRAAISVILNPPVFEVEFTVNGEKQRSKVSAISVSNNEFGRNSLLVADDISGGHLGFYLTDPLRPLGVTRLALDIMRGKLKENASVTAMTATSVELHFPRTRHDVRCVIDGELLPMERDVALKLHAGELKVLVGREFFTRP from the coding sequence ATGAAGCTCGTTGCAATATTCAACCGCGATGGCGGTACCTTCCGCACCACCGACATGCAGGCTTTTTGTGAGTATAGCCGCGACGTTTTCACCAGAGCAGGCCATGAGATTGATTGCCGCCCGGTTGATGGCAAGGACATTCTGGCCGAACTCGAGCGTGCTGCAGACGAGCCGGGGATCGATGGCATCATCGCAGGCGGCGGCGATGGAACAATCTCGGCCGCTGCCGGTATCGCCTGGAAGCACGGCATCGCGCTTGGTGTCGTGCCGGCCGGAACGATGAATCTTTTTGCGCGCTCGCTGAAATTGCCGCTCGATATTCGTCAGGCTCTCGATGCGCTCGCATCGGGCGACATCGCCGAAGTGGATATCGCCAGTGCCAATGGCCGCCTGTTCGTGCACCAGTTTTCGGCTGGTCTGCATTCACGCATGGTTCGCTACCGCAACAATCTTGCCTTTGCCTCGCGTCTCGGCAAGATCAAGGCCAGCGTGCGTGCCGCGATCAGCGTTATCTTGAACCCGCCGGTCTTCGAGGTGGAGTTTACGGTAAATGGCGAAAAGCAGCGCAGCAAGGTTTCGGCCATCTCAGTGTCCAACAACGAGTTCGGTCGAAACTCGCTGTTGGTGGCAGATGACATTTCCGGCGGCCATCTTGGCTTTTACCTTACCGATCCGTTGCGCCCCCTGGGAGTTACCAGGCTTGCTTTGGACATCATGCGCGGCAAGCTGAAGGAGAACGCTTCAGTAACCGCCATGACGGCAACATCGGTAGAGTTGCATTTCCCTAGGACACGGCACGACGTTCGCTGCGTGATCGACGGCGAACTCTTGCCGATGGAACGCGACGTCGCACTGAAGCTTCATGCTGGTGAGCTGAAGGTGCTGGTCGGACGCGAATTCTTCACGCGTCCCTGA
- a CDS encoding glutamine synthetase: MTSKSLSDIRTPSDQQPRTEILLVGMNGDLRGKRIPPGKEQKIWDGAVRLPSSTQSLDIWGDDNDDLTGLSLTIGDPDGLCVADQRSLTPMPWAPDGSQQVLATMHEMDGSPSFMDPRAILANVLTRYAELGLTPVVATELEFYLVERDWRETGKPRPPASLAYRGEATGAQLYDMGATDAMDGFLQTLNDWAKIQGLPTDATTAEFGPGQFEVNLLHRADALAAADDCIYLKRLADHAARRHGLKSTCMAKPYSDQAGSGLHVHVSVIDSQGKNVLDAAGGEAVQLKSVCAGLLNTMRDAQAIFAPFANSYRRFQPGSFAPVDIDWGYGHRGTAVRIPDANGPTARIEHRVAGADANPHLLLAAILGGMLLGLENRLDPGPETEPGQASSAKRSLTHDFLTAVEDFAASPIMARIFGARYRKLYADTKRKEAIAFLRTVSDFDYRTYLPRI, translated from the coding sequence ATGACCTCGAAATCCCTGTCGGACATCCGCACCCCGAGCGATCAGCAACCACGCACGGAAATTCTTCTGGTGGGCATGAATGGCGATCTTCGCGGCAAACGCATCCCGCCCGGCAAGGAACAGAAAATCTGGGATGGTGCGGTCAGGCTACCTTCATCGACGCAGTCGCTCGACATCTGGGGCGATGACAATGATGATCTCACCGGGCTGTCCCTGACGATCGGCGATCCGGACGGTCTTTGCGTCGCGGATCAACGCAGCCTAACCCCGATGCCATGGGCACCGGACGGATCGCAGCAGGTTCTGGCCACGATGCACGAAATGGATGGCAGCCCAAGCTTCATGGACCCTCGTGCCATTCTTGCCAATGTACTGACACGTTACGCCGAACTCGGGCTGACGCCCGTCGTGGCAACCGAACTCGAGTTTTATCTGGTGGAGAGAGACTGGCGTGAAACGGGCAAACCCCGACCACCTGCAAGCCTTGCCTATCGTGGCGAGGCAACTGGTGCGCAGCTTTACGACATGGGTGCGACCGATGCGATGGACGGCTTTCTCCAGACGCTGAACGACTGGGCGAAGATACAGGGGCTTCCCACCGATGCGACAACTGCTGAATTCGGTCCCGGCCAGTTTGAAGTCAATCTGCTGCACCGTGCCGACGCACTGGCGGCTGCCGACGATTGTATCTATCTCAAGCGCCTCGCAGATCATGCAGCCAGGCGTCACGGCCTGAAATCCACCTGCATGGCCAAGCCCTATTCCGATCAGGCCGGGTCAGGCCTGCATGTGCATGTCAGCGTCATCGACAGCCAGGGGAAAAACGTTCTCGATGCGGCGGGCGGCGAGGCCGTGCAATTGAAATCCGTATGTGCCGGGCTGTTGAATACGATGCGGGATGCCCAGGCGATATTCGCGCCTTTTGCCAATTCCTACCGTCGCTTTCAGCCGGGTTCGTTTGCGCCCGTAGACATCGACTGGGGTTATGGTCACCGGGGCACGGCAGTGCGCATTCCCGATGCGAATGGCCCGACCGCCCGAATTGAACACCGCGTCGCCGGCGCCGATGCCAATCCGCATCTGCTGCTGGCAGCCATACTCGGCGGCATGCTTCTTGGCCTCGAGAACCGGCTGGACCCCGGCCCGGAAACTGAGCCTGGGCAGGCAAGTTCCGCGAAACGCAGTCTCACGCATGATTTTCTGACGGCTGTCGAGGACTTTGCCGCCTCCCCGATCATGGCACGCATTTTCGGAGCCCGTTACCGCAAGCTTTATGCAGACACGAAGCGCAAGGAGGCGATTGCCTTCCTGCGCACCGTCTCCGATTTCGATTACCGGACCTACCTGCCACGGATCTAG
- a CDS encoding aspartate aminotransferase family protein, with the protein MNEITKGISNLAAIDAAHHLHPFSDMGKLNAAGTRIIERAEGVFIYDSTGKKYLDAFAGLWCVNIGYGRKEIADAVSRQMNELPYYNAFFGTTTPPATLLAQKIASRAGPRMNHVFFTNSGSEATDTWFRMARVYWKALGHPSKTKIIARRNGYHGSTVAGASLGGMKWMHEQGNLPIEGIAHIGQPYWYAEGGDLSPAEFGLKVARELDAKIDELGEENVAAFVAEPIQGAGGVIVPPETYWPEIARICKARNILLVSDEVICGFGRLGSWFGYQHFGVEPDLAPVAKGLSSGYLPIGGVLVSDRVAEVMLNDVGDFNHGFTYSGHPVCAAAALENLRIIEDEGLVERVRDDIGPYFAEGWKSLTDHEVVGEAVNVGLMGGLQLAVDKTTRRRYAKPDDVGTEVRNHCLANGLVMRATGDRMLASPALTISRSEVDQMMETLRKGLDHLRDTVKE; encoded by the coding sequence ATGAATGAAATCACCAAAGGGATTTCCAATCTCGCGGCCATCGATGCCGCGCACCACCTTCATCCCTTTTCCGACATGGGCAAGCTCAATGCGGCCGGAACCCGCATCATCGAACGGGCCGAAGGCGTTTTCATCTATGACAGCACCGGAAAGAAATATCTCGACGCCTTCGCCGGGCTTTGGTGTGTGAACATCGGTTACGGTCGCAAGGAAATCGCCGATGCCGTATCGCGGCAGATGAACGAGTTGCCCTATTACAACGCGTTCTTTGGCACGACCACGCCGCCTGCGACATTGCTGGCGCAGAAGATTGCGTCCCGCGCCGGACCCAGGATGAACCATGTGTTCTTTACCAATTCCGGTTCCGAAGCGACTGACACCTGGTTCCGGATGGCGCGTGTCTACTGGAAAGCGCTTGGCCATCCCTCTAAGACGAAAATCATTGCCCGCAGAAACGGTTATCATGGCTCTACGGTCGCAGGCGCCTCGCTTGGCGGCATGAAATGGATGCATGAGCAGGGCAATCTGCCGATCGAAGGCATCGCGCATATTGGCCAGCCCTATTGGTATGCGGAGGGTGGCGATCTTTCTCCCGCCGAGTTCGGTCTCAAGGTCGCACGTGAACTTGATGCCAAAATCGATGAGCTGGGCGAAGAAAATGTTGCCGCTTTCGTAGCCGAACCGATCCAGGGGGCAGGCGGTGTGATCGTGCCGCCGGAAACCTACTGGCCGGAGATTGCCCGCATCTGCAAGGCACGTAACATCCTGCTCGTCTCCGATGAGGTGATCTGCGGTTTCGGACGGCTGGGCTCATGGTTCGGCTACCAGCATTTTGGTGTCGAACCGGATTTGGCGCCAGTCGCAAAGGGATTGTCATCAGGTTATCTGCCGATCGGTGGCGTTCTGGTATCCGATCGTGTCGCGGAGGTCATGCTGAATGACGTCGGTGATTTCAATCACGGCTTTACCTATTCCGGACATCCGGTCTGCGCGGCTGCCGCACTGGAAAACCTCAGAATCATCGAGGACGAAGGTCTGGTGGAACGCGTGCGCGACGATATCGGGCCCTATTTTGCGGAAGGTTGGAAAAGCCTTACCGATCATGAGGTTGTGGGGGAGGCGGTCAATGTCGGCCTGATGGGCGGCCTGCAGCTTGCCGTGGACAAGACGACGCGCAGGCGCTACGCGAAACCTGATGACGTCGGCACCGAGGTTCGCAATCATTGCCTGGCAAACGGCCTTGTTATGCGCGCCACCGGCGACCGTATGCTGGCCTCTCCAGCATTGACGATCAGCCGGTCCGAAGTCGATCAGATGATGGAAACTCTGCGCAAGGGGCTGGACCACTTGCGCGACACTGTGAAGGAATAG
- a CDS encoding OsmC family protein produces MAGQEHHYSVKVTWTGNRGTGTTGYRDYDRDHTLSAEGKPDIAGSSDPAFRGDSARWNPEELLVGSLSACHKLWYLHFCAVSGVVVSDYVDSAEGTMVMEKDGAGHFSEVVLKPVVTITKGDPAVAQELHEDAHDKCFIARSVNFPVRIEATVKTA; encoded by the coding sequence ATGGCCGGACAGGAACACCATTACAGCGTCAAGGTGACGTGGACGGGCAATCGTGGCACGGGAACGACCGGCTATCGCGACTATGACAGGGATCATACACTCTCCGCCGAGGGCAAGCCGGATATTGCCGGTTCTTCCGATCCCGCGTTCCGCGGCGATTCCGCCCGCTGGAATCCCGAAGAACTGCTGGTTGGCTCGCTCTCTGCCTGCCATAAGCTCTGGTATCTGCACTTCTGCGCCGTATCGGGCGTTGTCGTCAGCGATTATGTCGACAGTGCCGAGGGTACCATGGTCATGGAAAAAGATGGCGCCGGACATTTCAGTGAGGTCGTGCTGAAGCCGGTGGTGACGATCACAAAAGGCGACCCTGCCGTTGCACAGGAACTGCATGAGGACGCGCATGACAAATGCTTCATCGCGCGATCGGTCAATTTCCCCGTTCGCATAGAAGCAACAGTGAAAACGGCCTGA